The genomic window GTTAGACGTTCCTCATCTTGAACTGGGCTTTCAACGGAAGAGCTTCGCTTATTAACTTGTCCATTTTTAGCAGTCTGTGGACGACCAGTCGCTTGCTGTGGCCATTTAAGGGCATTGATATCAACAGAAGATCCCCCAGCAATGGCTTTCAGATCCAAAGTAGAGGCTGAAGTGGTGACAGCAATCGGAGCTGTTGTCGTTACAACAGGCAGGGATATTTGGTTACTGTTGTTCCAAGTTACATTTCCAATTGCTTTCATGTCGATGGTGGTCGAAGATCCAGGCTGCTGACTAGTCGTCCAAGTAACTGGGACCTGCTGAACAGCAACAGTTGAACCGGCTGCAGCAACAACCGGAGCTAACGGCTGCGTTATATTGTTAATCAAGGCTTGCGCAGTGGAATTGATAGAGCTGGTGGACACAATCACGGAAGTAGCACCGGCAGCAGCTCCTGCCATATTCACTGCATTTGCAGAAtcctcctcttcttcctccCATCTATTCAATTCTGTTTTCACAGTTTCAGGCGCAGGGGGTGGGGGTTGAGGTGCTTGAATAACTTCCTCCGGATTTCCAGCCGCCATACGGCTACCCTCAACTCGCTCCTGATGAACTCGAGTTCTACGATGACGTTTCAAATCTGAGCTGGTTTGAAAACCCTTGTTGCACAAGTCACAGAAATGTGGCCTTTCacctaaaaaaaccaaatatattttttttaattagtcatCTTATAAGTATTGTACAAGTATCAAAAACAATGGAGGAGTATTCATATCCCTTCATTATCTAACAATTGAGTACAAAGAAGGATTTGATAATTGGCGAATTGCCAAGGAGTATTACATTCAGAAAAGTTAAACCAAAAGACTgcaatttaattaacaaaacagTAAGCTCTCTTTAAACCAATATGATTCAATATCTACTTTAGTGATCAATTTGATATACCATACtagaaagataaattaaatcaagGAGAAAGAGAGATCACTAATTTCGCAAAGGCATTTACAAGCTTACACCTCCCATTTCCCTCcctttaaacaatatatttaaaaaagtgttaacACCTGTATGTGTATATAAATGTTTTCGAAGGTGAGTACTTTCTTTGAATCTCTTTCCACACATTGTACAAGGATATCTACGATCTCCACAATGAACTCGAAGAATATGAGCCTTTACATCTGAATTTCTAGTGAAGAGTTTGAGGCAAACTCTGCATGCATGTTTGTCCCCAATTTCCATGTTGTCAATCTCGGGGTTGTCATAATGCTCTTGAAACTGATGTGCTTGCAGCATGACCCTTCCTTTGATCGTTTTGTTACAGTTTTCGCACGAATAAGGTGTATTGATATCTTCATCGTCAGGAGCACAGGGCAGATCATCCACACTTTCAGCAAGAATTGCGTTTTCTTTACCGTTGCGCTTTTTGCCTCTTTTCTTAGGCCCAGTATTGGCTAAAGTCATGTTCCCTGCTGCAATGACGGCACTGCTTGATGTGGTCACTGGAGCTGCTATCACAGCTGATGTTGCATATACAACTTGGCCATTTTCAGTTGTGTACATAGTACCTAAGAAAGAGTGTGAATGAGTGAATAATTGGGAAGTGGATGTACATATACAAAAGACATGACTTACCTCCCGATGTCTCAGTGAAGATTGTTTCATTCATAATGGTAGCAAGGGGATCATCTGAGGATCCTTGTTGTCCTCCAGTGACAGCAGCAACAGCGCTAGACGCTGGAACTGTGGTCAAATGTTGTCCGTTGGGCATCTCCATTTTGTATGAGAGACCCGTATTGGgatcaatttgaatataagaGACGGATTCTGGCTTAACGGGTTGCGTGGGAAGAGCGGACGGGGATATTCCGTTAACGAGAGGCACAGGTGTTTGGGGAAGTTGTATGGGTAGAGCCTTGTGTTGTTGAGCCAGGGTGATAGTTTGTGGAATACCCGCAATCCGAGGCATTTTAGCAGGCGGTGGTACATGGTGTTGAACAGGCATCATGGGAGGAAGTGTATGAAGACCCACAGTATGATGAGTGATCCTCATGTGTGATTCCGAGAGACTCAATGCAGGGGCTGAGAAAGTAGTTGGCTTCTCATTCGTACTCTCTGCTTCAATGGAGGCATTGATATTGAGGGCATAGACAAGTTTCATAAGACTGTAGAAATGGTCTTCCTTGGAGACAACAGTTCCTGTATATACAAAGTGAATGAGTGCCTGAACCAAGCAGGACTTGACCTCAGGAAGGATGATGGATATTTCATCCAGCCCATAGTTGGGACTTGTTTGGAAGAGTAATTTAAGAAAGGGAGAGGCAACAGCCAGGAGCATTTGATGCGCCTTCACTACTCCGTCCTCACAGTAAATGTTCAGGTCCACATAGTCTTGACGGTCGCAGAGGATCTTGGCCTGTGAGAGAAGCTCCTGTTGGTAACCTCGACGAATCAACTTCTGTCCAGCACAGAGTCGAGGCTGTTGTTGTTGCTGTTGAGCTTCCTCCTGAGCGGAAGCCATCGCTGCAGCCGCTGCAACGGTATGGAGATCTGGCATTGACATCATTCCGCCTCCACTGGTGCTCATAGCAGTTGGGTCCTCCTCCTAGATAACCAATTCTCGTGTACAACTTCCTTGGCTATTAACTATTACTACTTAGTAGTTTCAATAATTAGGCTATTCAATTCACTTCAAACTAAGTCCTTGATGGaagttagagaaaaataaaaagtaaataaacaaatctaCGTTAGGTACGTTGACGGATATTAGAGAGCATACATACCTCCGAAAAGACAGATTTCCGTGGAGTAAATTAGCGTGCACACACACTTTCTTTCACGAACCcttatatatcttcatataatatactgcgaagaaaaaaataataaaaaacgacgCGTTGACGctcccccctctctctctctatccCTCACTTAAATGCTGCTCAAGTAGTGAAGAACAAGaagaaacacaaaaacaagAGAAGAGAAGAGACCTTctctcatattattatttattaggatGAATAGAAACGCACACAACGTTCGTCCACTCACTCCAGGAACAAGAAGtgaaatgttttcaaaaatggCCTCCCTCCTTCGGCGCTCGCCCATCCCTCGGACCCGCCAACGCACGCCACGCACGCCCGTTTACAAGGTTTCCTCCCCTCTCTCTCTTTCCGCCTCACCTTACACACACGCACACCACTAGTAATCATTTCTTCTTGCTCTTCTTCTTTCCTCCTTTTTCCctcacaatattattttttactgttaaaaaagaaaaaaagagaaaatttccaaaaatattattacataccACATAATATTACACTACTATATACATTCGTACACAGACTCATCCATccatctacatatttttataaaatgcatatatatcATTGATGTTGTTTCTCTTTTTGAAGGCAAcgatataattcatatataatcatattaaatgaaagatatCA from Lepeophtheirus salmonis chromosome 1, UVic_Lsal_1.4, whole genome shotgun sequence includes these protein-coding regions:
- the LOC121131442 gene encoding uncharacterized protein, with product MSTSGGGMMSMPDLHTVAAAAAMASAQEEAQQQQQQPRLCAGQKLIRRGYQQELLSQAKILCDRQDYVDLNIYCEDGVVKAHQMLLAVASPFLKLLFQTSPNYGLDEISIILPEVKSCLVQALIHFVYTGTVVSKEDHFYSLMKLVYALNINASIEAESTNEKPTTFSAPALSLSESHMRITHHTVGLHTLPPMMPVQHHVPPPAKMPRIAGIPQTITLAQQHKALPIQLPQTPVPLVNGISPSALPTQPVKPESVSYIQIDPNTGLSYKMEMPNGQHLTTVPASSAVAAVTGGQQGSSDDPLATIMNETIFTETSGGTMYTTENGQVVYATSAVIAAPVTTSSSAVIAAGNMTLANTGPKKRGKKRNGKENAILAESVDDLPCAPDDEDINTPYSCENCNKTIKGRVMLQAHQFQEHYDNPEIDNMEIGDKHACRVCLKLFTRNSDVKAHILRVHCGDRRYPCTMCGKRFKESTHLRKHLYTHTGERPHFCDLCNKGFQTSSDLKRHRRTRVHQERVEGSRMAAGNPEEVIQAPQPPPPAPETVKTELNRWEEEEEDSANAVNMAGAAAGATSVIVSTSSINSTAQALINNITQPLAPVVAAAGSTVAVQQVPVTWTTSQQPGSSTTIDMKAIGNVTWNNSNQISLPVVTTTAPIAVTTSASTLDLKAIAGGSSVDINALKWPQQATGRPQTAKNGQVNKRSSSVESPVQDEERLTVVEGDDSSQDVPME